Proteins encoded in a region of the Photobacterium profundum SS9 genome:
- a CDS encoding alpha-L-glutamate ligase-like protein: MSILSQFTSPFKLRDRGIMGMNKRNHSYIGRYNDRTLYPLVDDKLKTKIIAQAAGATVPDLIGVIDSQVFVKRVHDMVKNWPGFVIKPAQGSGGKGILVIINHKDGIYTKPSGAQINKQDVERHVTNTLAGLFSLGGKNDVAMIENLIQFDNVFDGFSFEGVPDVRVIVFKGYPVMAMMRCSTAASDGKANLHQGAVGVGIDIATGKAVRAVQFNQPIEHHPDTDRLLSELAIPNWSKLLTLAASAWEMTGLGYLGTDMVLDKSKGPMVLELNARPGLAIQIANGCGLLPRLQHIEHLGMTAKMPPPEERVAYAADQFGVKQRSDQTR, encoded by the coding sequence ATGTCTATATTGTCACAGTTCACCTCACCGTTTAAGCTGCGCGATCGCGGTATTATGGGAATGAATAAGCGGAATCATAGCTATATTGGTCGCTATAACGACCGGACGCTTTATCCGTTAGTTGATGACAAGTTAAAAACGAAAATCATCGCTCAAGCAGCGGGGGCTACAGTGCCTGATCTGATTGGCGTCATTGATAGCCAAGTGTTCGTAAAACGTGTTCACGACATGGTTAAAAACTGGCCTGGCTTTGTTATCAAACCTGCGCAAGGTTCTGGTGGTAAAGGCATTCTTGTTATTATTAATCATAAAGATGGTATTTATACTAAGCCATCTGGTGCACAGATAAATAAACAAGATGTTGAGCGCCACGTTACCAATACACTGGCGGGGTTGTTCTCTCTGGGTGGTAAGAATGACGTCGCGATGATTGAAAACCTGATCCAATTTGATAATGTTTTCGATGGTTTCAGTTTTGAAGGTGTGCCTGATGTACGTGTCATCGTATTTAAGGGCTACCCGGTAATGGCGATGATGCGTTGTTCAACCGCAGCATCAGATGGTAAAGCAAACTTACACCAAGGTGCAGTTGGGGTCGGTATCGATATTGCTACAGGCAAAGCGGTACGTGCAGTGCAATTTAATCAACCGATTGAACACCACCCAGATACCGATCGATTGCTAAGCGAATTAGCGATACCTAACTGGAGTAAATTATTAACGCTTGCTGCCAGTGCATGGGAAATGACTGGATTAGGCTATTTAGGTACCGATATGGTACTGGATAAAAGCAAAGGCCCTATGGTGTTAGAACTCAATGCTCGACCAGGCTTAGCGATTCAAATTGCCAACGGCTGTGGTTTGTTACCTCGCTTGCAACATATCGAGCATTTAGGTATGACGGCTAAAATGCCACCACCTGAAGAACGTGTTGCTTACGCCGCTGATCAGTTTGGTGTAAAGCAACGTTCTGATCAAACAAGATAA
- the adhE gene encoding bifunctional acetaldehyde-CoA/alcohol dehydrogenase: protein MPVTNMAELDAMVARVKAAQQEFATFSQEQVDKIFRAASLAANNARIPLAQQAVAESGMGIVEDKVIKNHFASEFIYNKYKDEKTCGILEENEEFGTMTIAEPVGIICGIVPTTNPTSTAIFKSLISLKTRNAIIFSPHPRAKNSTNAAAKLVLDAAVAAGAPKNIIGWIDQPSVELSNALMKHNDINLILATGGPGMVKAAYSSGKPAIGVGAGNVPVVIDETADIKRAVASVLMSKTFDNGVVCASEQAVIVMDEVYDEVKARFASHNGYVLSKAEADKVRKILLINGNLNADIVGQPATKIAEMAGITVPADTKILIGEGDEVKYEDEFAHEKLSPTLGMFRASSFENAVEQACTMVDIGGIGHTSGLYTNQDVNKDRIKYFGDKMKTARILVNIPTTHGGIGDLYNFNVAPSLTLGCGSWGGNSISENVGPKHLINKKTVAKRAENMLWHKLPKSIYFRRGSLPIALSDLEGKKRAFLVTDRFLFNNGYADDVVKLLKAQGIEVQTFFDVEADPTLSIVEKGAEAMKSFQPDVIIALGGGSPMDAAKIMWVMYEHPETHFEELAMRFMDIRKRIYKFPKMGKKAELVCITTTSGTGSEVTPFAVVTDDKTGAKYPLADYELTPHMAIVDANLVMNMPRSLTAFGGYDAVTHALEAYVSVLANEYSDGQALQALKMLKEYLPSSYANGANDPIAREKVHNAATIAGIAFANAFLGVCHSMAHKVGAEFHVPHGLANALLISNTIRYNANDNPTKQTAFSQYASPQARRRYAEVADHLSLSQAGDRTAQKIERLLTWLEELKIALDIPLSIQAAGIPEADFLAKLDQLSIEAFDDQCTGANPRYPLISELKEVLTSAYYGTPYIEGETFEGTTVIKKSEPVVVAVKVEKVKAKKEAAKA from the coding sequence ATGCCTGTTACAAATATGGCTGAACTAGATGCAATGGTTGCCCGCGTAAAAGCTGCTCAACAAGAGTTTGCAACTTTCTCTCAAGAGCAAGTTGATAAAATCTTTCGTGCTGCTTCTCTAGCTGCGAACAACGCACGTATTCCTCTAGCTCAACAAGCTGTAGCTGAGTCTGGTATGGGTATTGTTGAAGATAAGGTTATCAAAAACCACTTCGCTTCAGAATTTATCTACAACAAATACAAAGACGAAAAAACGTGCGGTATTTTGGAAGAGAACGAAGAGTTCGGCACCATGACTATCGCAGAACCAGTAGGTATCATTTGCGGTATCGTACCCACTACGAACCCAACATCTACTGCAATCTTCAAATCTCTTATCTCTCTTAAAACACGTAACGCAATTATCTTCTCGCCACATCCACGTGCTAAAAACTCAACGAACGCTGCTGCTAAATTAGTGCTTGACGCTGCTGTTGCTGCTGGCGCACCAAAAAACATCATTGGTTGGATTGACCAACCTTCAGTTGAGCTTTCAAATGCATTGATGAAGCATAACGACATTAACCTTATTCTTGCGACTGGTGGTCCAGGTATGGTTAAAGCGGCTTACTCTTCAGGTAAACCAGCTATCGGTGTTGGTGCGGGTAACGTACCTGTAGTTATTGATGAAACGGCTGATATTAAGCGTGCTGTAGCATCTGTGCTTATGTCTAAGACATTCGATAACGGTGTTGTATGTGCTTCTGAGCAAGCAGTTATCGTTATGGACGAAGTCTACGATGAAGTGAAAGCACGCTTTGCTTCTCACAACGGTTATGTACTGTCTAAAGCTGAAGCAGATAAAGTACGTAAAATCTTGCTTATCAACGGTAACCTAAACGCAGATATCGTAGGCCAGCCAGCAACTAAAATTGCTGAAATGGCAGGTATTACTGTTCCTGCTGATACTAAGATTCTTATCGGTGAAGGCGATGAAGTTAAGTACGAAGACGAATTCGCACACGAAAAACTATCTCCAACGTTAGGTATGTTCCGCGCATCTTCTTTTGAAAATGCAGTAGAGCAAGCTTGTACTATGGTTGATATCGGCGGTATCGGTCACACATCTGGTCTATACACTAACCAAGATGTAAATAAAGATCGTATCAAGTACTTCGGCGACAAGATGAAGACTGCACGTATTCTTGTAAACATTCCGACTACTCACGGTGGTATCGGTGACCTTTACAACTTTAACGTTGCACCTTCTCTAACTCTTGGTTGTGGTTCATGGGGTGGTAACTCTATCTCTGAGAACGTAGGTCCTAAGCACCTTATCAACAAGAAGACTGTAGCGAAGCGAGCTGAGAATATGTTGTGGCATAAACTACCAAAATCAATCTACTTCCGTCGTGGTAGCCTTCCAATCGCATTGAGCGATCTAGAAGGCAAGAAACGTGCATTCCTAGTTACTGACCGTTTCCTATTCAACAACGGTTATGCTGATGATGTGGTTAAACTACTTAAAGCTCAAGGTATTGAAGTTCAAACTTTCTTCGACGTAGAAGCGGATCCAACACTGTCTATTGTTGAGAAAGGTGCAGAAGCGATGAAGAGCTTCCAGCCTGACGTAATCATCGCGCTTGGTGGTGGTTCTCCGATGGATGCTGCGAAGATCATGTGGGTTATGTACGAGCACCCAGAAACTCACTTTGAAGAACTAGCAATGCGCTTTATGGATATTCGTAAGCGTATTTACAAGTTCCCTAAAATGGGTAAAAAAGCTGAGCTAGTATGTATCACGACTACATCAGGTACGGGTTCTGAAGTAACACCTTTCGCTGTTGTTACAGACGATAAGACAGGTGCTAAGTACCCACTCGCTGATTACGAATTAACACCTCATATGGCTATCGTTGATGCAAACTTAGTAATGAACATGCCTAGGTCGCTAACAGCATTTGGTGGTTACGATGCAGTAACTCACGCACTAGAAGCTTACGTTTCTGTTCTTGCTAACGAATACTCTGATGGCCAGGCTCTTCAAGCACTTAAGATGCTGAAAGAATACCTACCTTCAAGCTACGCAAATGGTGCAAACGACCCAATCGCTCGTGAGAAAGTACACAATGCGGCAACTATCGCTGGTATTGCGTTTGCGAATGCTTTCCTAGGTGTGTGTCACTCAATGGCTCACAAAGTGGGTGCAGAGTTCCACGTACCACACGGCTTAGCTAATGCATTGTTGATTTCTAACACAATTCGTTACAACGCGAACGATAACCCAACAAAACAAACAGCGTTCTCTCAGTACGCAAGCCCACAAGCTCGCCGTCGTTATGCTGAAGTTGCTGATCACTTGAGTTTATCTCAAGCTGGTGACCGTACTGCTCAGAAGATTGAACGTCTACTAACATGGTTAGAAGAGCTGAAAATTGCACTGGATATCCCGCTATCAATTCAAGCTGCAGGCATTCCAGAAGCTGACTTCCTAGCGAAACTAGACCAACTATCAATTGAAGCGTTCGATGATCAGTGTACTGGTGCTAACCCACGTTACCCTCTTATCAGCGAGCTGAAAGAAGTACTAACGTCTGCTTACTACGGTACTCCGTATATCGAAGGTGAAACTTTCGAAGGTACGACTGTCATTAAGAAGTCTGAGCCAGTAGTAGTTGCTGTAAAAGTAGAAAAAGTGAAAGCAAAGAAAGAAGCAGCTAAAGCTTAA
- a CDS encoding VC2046/SO_2500 family protein, which yields MQVHTLDKAQLINEVQLGNQLNHAVEGGRRADFALMLAFLSPDHLETTPVDPAPASEQTEADLRAYFELPEPQPLTSTEYCYGRAAAQADAFHKGGLSSSQFLHDLKPTALTFPPLGTKGMPEELYHNLSGHERRKLPPTEDATIQASPQDLYLSLIQSKRYAEMYHLA from the coding sequence ATGCAAGTCCACACTTTAGATAAAGCACAGTTAATTAACGAAGTGCAGCTTGGTAACCAACTCAACCATGCGGTTGAAGGTGGTCGCCGTGCTGATTTTGCGTTGATGCTGGCTTTTCTATCACCGGATCATCTAGAGACAACCCCCGTAGACCCAGCACCTGCATCAGAGCAAACAGAAGCAGATCTACGTGCATATTTTGAATTACCCGAGCCACAACCATTAACGAGTACTGAGTATTGTTACGGCCGCGCAGCCGCTCAAGCAGATGCTTTTCATAAAGGTGGCTTAAGTAGTTCACAATTTCTTCATGACTTAAAACCAACAGCACTTACTTTTCCCCCACTCGGTACGAAAGGTATGCCCGAAGAGTTATATCACAACCTTTCAGGTCACGAACGCCGCAAATTACCGCCAACGGAAGATGCAACTATTCAAGCGTCACCACAAGATTTGTATTTATCATTGATACAATCAAAACGCTATGCAGAGATGTATCATTTAGCATAA
- a CDS encoding SDR family oxidoreductase: MDIANSVILITAAGSPMGKAISMHFASLGAQLALLDTNPSTLKQTYEACLAIGGNCEQFLLISKDETTILHIINDIHQHFGAIDILVNYWQGEDLPSLFSDGAVDKFSRSITKGATTFFIFGKQAANYMRKNNSKGLIINLAAHQFNTQTTITSGSKAMISGLTQSWASELAEFNIRVGGVVPICFSHEASNPQGNLLSQHLQYEIVRSAEYIVANDYFNGRMIEAEVG, encoded by the coding sequence ATGGATATTGCGAACTCAGTTATTTTAATAACAGCAGCAGGCAGTCCGATGGGAAAAGCAATTTCAATGCACTTTGCCTCCCTAGGGGCACAACTTGCTTTACTTGATACGAATCCATCTACACTCAAGCAAACCTATGAGGCATGCCTTGCAATTGGTGGTAACTGCGAACAATTTTTACTCATAAGTAAAGATGAAACCACCATCCTGCATATCATCAATGATATACATCAGCATTTTGGGGCAATCGATATACTCGTCAATTATTGGCAAGGAGAGGATCTGCCAAGCTTATTCAGTGATGGGGCTGTTGATAAATTCAGTCGTTCGATAACAAAAGGGGCGACAACTTTTTTTATTTTTGGTAAACAAGCCGCTAACTACATGCGAAAAAACAACAGCAAAGGTCTAATTATTAACCTTGCAGCTCATCAATTCAATACTCAAACCACCATCACCTCTGGTTCAAAAGCGATGATTTCTGGTTTAACACAGAGTTGGGCATCAGAACTTGCTGAATTTAATATTCGTGTTGGTGGCGTTGTACCTATATGCTTCAGCCACGAAGCAAGTAATCCGCAAGGCAATTTATTAAGTCAACATCTTCAATATGAAATAGTAAGAAGTGCTGAGTATATTGTGGCAAATGATTATTTTAATGGAAGAATGATCGAAGCTGAAGTGGGGTAA